The following proteins are encoded in a genomic region of Acidobacteriota bacterium:
- a CDS encoding universal stress protein, with protein sequence MRILIGYDGSEASKAALYDMHRAGLSGAAEVRLITVADSWQTPRSLDEAGSVSREGLSILHAEFPSWKLAAEIREGSPPREILAAAEVYQPDLLVLGERQNIGHGTSFLGQTTQTLLTEAECSVRIARGKGGSGDQPEKILVGFNGSPAAIKAVDAIALRKWGPAAEVSLLAVADSSVLSTIGRFTPQMSDATIEARFAHQWAETLAASALEKLTDAGLRTTLKVTLGHPAEMITEQAEIWGANSIFVGPHCSLNSFERFLLGSVSVAVSARASCSVEVVRMPEPGRH encoded by the coding sequence ATGCGAATTCTTATTGGCTATGACGGTTCCGAGGCTTCAAAGGCTGCACTCTATGATATGCATCGTGCCGGGCTTTCGGGTGCGGCCGAGGTCCGACTGATAACCGTAGCCGATTCATGGCAAACGCCAAGATCGCTGGACGAAGCGGGGAGCGTTTCTCGAGAAGGGCTTTCGATACTTCATGCTGAATTTCCAAGTTGGAAGTTGGCCGCCGAGATACGTGAGGGTTCGCCGCCCCGTGAGATATTGGCAGCCGCGGAGGTTTATCAACCCGATCTTCTCGTTCTTGGAGAGCGACAAAATATCGGACACGGCACTAGTTTTCTCGGCCAAACGACTCAGACATTATTGACCGAAGCAGAATGCTCCGTTCGGATCGCTCGCGGAAAGGGCGGCAGTGGCGATCAGCCCGAAAAGATTTTGGTCGGATTTAATGGTTCGCCCGCCGCGATAAAGGCCGTCGATGCGATCGCTCTCCGAAAATGGGGCCCGGCAGCCGAAGTAAGTCTCTTGGCTGTGGCCGACTCCTCCGTTTTGAGCACGATCGGACGTTTTACTCCACAAATGTCGGATGCAACCATCGAGGCCAGATTCGCACACCAATGGGCTGAAACGCTGGCGGCAAGTGCGCTCGAAAAACTAACGGACGCGGGGCTCCGCACCACTCTGAAAGTAACGCTCGGGCATCCTGCCGAGATGATCACCGAACAAGCCGAGATCTGGGGAGCGAACAGCATCTTCGTTGGCCCGCATTGTTCGCTTAATTCGTTCGAACGATTCCTTCTCGGCAGCGTTTCGGTCGCCGTCTCAGCCCGTGCATCTTGTTCAGTCGAGGTCGTTCGCATGCCCGAGCCGGGCCGGCATTGA